In Chloroflexaceae bacterium, the following proteins share a genomic window:
- the proS gene encoding proline--tRNA ligase, whose protein sequence is MPKDVITPRATDYNQWYLDIVREADLAEPAEVVRGCIVVKATGWGIWEMMQRELDQRIKATGHANVQFPLLIPKSFIMKEAEHVEGFAPEVAEVTRAGGEDLTEPYVIRPTSETIIGYFYSRWIRSYRDLPLLYNQWCNVMRWEMRTRPFLRTSEFWWQEGHTAHATEAEAEAETLKILHEVYADFVEQVMAVPVIRGLKTEKEKFPGALRSYCIEAMMQDGRALQAGTSHNLGQNFARAFDITYTDQNNTVQYCWTTSWGVSTRLVGALIMTHSDDEGLVLPPRLAPTQVVIVPIYKNPEERARVLEAIERITGDWQGRLRFKVDDRDNLTPGYKFNEWELKGVPLRLEVGPKDVEKNSVAIARRDMPGREGKSFVPQAGLTERLVALLDEMQTGLFQRALAFREQRSATVRTYDELKQQVEQGFAWAYWDGSADDERRIQEETRATIRCIPLEQPDTPGVCVYTGRETRRQVVFARAY, encoded by the coding sequence ATGCCAAAGGATGTTATTACTCCCCGCGCCACCGATTATAACCAGTGGTACCTCGATATCGTGCGCGAAGCCGACCTGGCCGAGCCGGCCGAGGTTGTGCGCGGCTGCATCGTGGTCAAGGCCACTGGCTGGGGCATCTGGGAGATGATGCAGCGCGAACTTGATCAGCGCATCAAGGCTACCGGCCACGCTAATGTGCAGTTCCCTCTGCTCATCCCTAAGAGCTTCATCATGAAAGAGGCCGAACACGTCGAGGGCTTCGCACCTGAGGTCGCCGAGGTTACCCGCGCTGGTGGCGAGGATCTGACCGAGCCATACGTGATTCGCCCCACCAGCGAGACGATTATCGGCTATTTCTACAGCCGCTGGATCCGCTCCTACCGCGATCTGCCCCTGCTCTACAACCAGTGGTGCAACGTTATGCGCTGGGAGATGCGCACCCGCCCCTTCCTGCGCACCTCGGAGTTCTGGTGGCAGGAGGGGCATACTGCCCATGCCACTGAGGCCGAAGCGGAGGCCGAAACGCTCAAGATCCTCCACGAGGTCTACGCCGATTTCGTCGAGCAGGTGATGGCCGTGCCGGTGATCCGCGGGCTGAAGACCGAAAAGGAGAAGTTCCCCGGCGCGCTCCGCTCCTACTGCATCGAGGCGATGATGCAGGACGGGCGCGCCCTCCAGGCTGGCACCTCGCATAACCTGGGCCAGAACTTCGCCCGCGCCTTCGATATCACCTACACCGACCAGAACAATACCGTGCAGTACTGCTGGACGACCAGCTGGGGCGTCAGCACCCGTCTCGTCGGCGCGCTGATTATGACCCACTCCGATGATGAGGGCCTGGTGCTGCCGCCGCGCCTGGCGCCCACCCAGGTGGTGATTGTGCCGATCTATAAGAATCCAGAGGAGCGCGCCCGCGTCCTGGAGGCCATCGAACGCATCACCGGAGACTGGCAGGGACGCCTGCGCTTCAAGGTGGATGACCGCGACAATCTGACGCCCGGCTATAAGTTCAACGAGTGGGAACTGAAGGGGGTGCCGCTGCGTCTGGAAGTCGGCCCGAAGGACGTGGAGAAGAACAGCGTGGCCATCGCCCGGCGCGATATGCCGGGCCGCGAGGGCAAGAGCTTCGTGCCCCAGGCTGGCCTTACCGAGCGCCTGGTCGCGCTGCTCGACGAGATGCAGACCGGTCTCTTCCAGCGCGCCCTGGCCTTCCGCGAGCAACGCAGCGCCACCGTGCGCACCTACGACGAGTTGAAGCAGCAGGTCGAACAGGGCTTCGCCTGGGCCTACTGGGACGGGAGCGCCGATGATGAGCGCCGCATCCAGGAAGAGACCCGCGCCACCATTCGCTGCATTCCCCTGGAGCAGCCTGACACGCCCGGTGTTTGCGTCTACACCGGGCGCGAAACCAGGCGCCAGGTAGTGTTCGCCCGAGCATACTGA